A region from the Nostoc sp. HK-01 genome encodes:
- a CDS encoding two-component hybrid sensor and regulator, with the protein MIIPVDAMAVIPGYNLTEQLYAGSRTVVYRGIRAADQKPVVIKLLNREYPTFSELLQFHNQYTITKNLDFSGIVNALGLEVDRNGYALVMEDFGGLSLREYLRNQKLGLQEFLIIALQMCDILHYLYQNRVIHKDIKPANILINPKTHEIKLIDFSIASLLPKETQTLISPNILEGTLAYLSPEQTGRMNRGIDYRSDFYSLGVTFFELLTGELPFNCEDSMELVYCHIAKMPPSVNSEQIPQVLDNIIQKLTAKNPEDRYQSALGLKHDLEICLSQLKETGQIVNFEIGEWDICDRFIIPETLYGRETEVQQILAAFERIASVQESSHSCSELVLVAGFSGIGKTAVVNEVHKPIVRQRSYFIKGKFDQFNRNIPFSAFVQVLSDLIGQLLTETDQQLKQWQYKILQALGDNAQLIIDIIPDLEKIIGQQSPVQELSGTAAQNRFNLLLHKFIQIFATPEHPLVIFLDDLQWADSASLQLIKLLMSEVNSTYLLLIGAYRDNEVFPGYPLMLTLEEINQMSARVNPINLQPLSELNLNQLVADTLGCRTEASLPLARLVYQKTQGNPFFSTQFIKSLHQDGLINFNFAQGFWECDIAQINQRSLTDDVVEFMALQLQKLPLSTQNVLQLAACIGNQFNLKTLGVVNQQSVKATAADLWQALQAGLILPQSEIYKFYVGQENQNFPDKNAEFVTYKFLHDRVQQAAYSLIPDEAKQATHLQIGRLLLQDSSDEQKEEHIFEIVSQLNLGQSLITDTAEKLLLAECNLKASQKALVATAYTSAFDYATGGLELLGESAWDEYYSLTLHLHNLAAEAAYLSGNLDVMERYALVIQQQAQTLTDTVKIAEVKLEAYTNQGQFIFAIEMALDLLNQLGIHLPKQPVPEEIPAAFQAIALQLNGRSAAELLHLPPMTDPTVLAAMRILVKVGVAAYACNPVLFPLVALKKVELSLQYGNANTSVIGYVYYGLLLCAVLEDFSTGYEFGQLALNLCEQLHEKEFYGRTLVLVYFYITFCTHHTQETLAPLQQAYSCGLEVGDLVFAGFGGFTYCLHSYLTGQPLNELMKTINTYSHGIQQIGQQTALNFIKSYQQTVLNLLGQANNPIVLTGAVMDEAVMLETLHQSGDQSGLWFLLTNKVGLCFLFGEYSQTLDVAQQAKQYLGSGAGTLNVPLLYFYESLALLATSGDAEIIAANQEMLQKRALAAPMNFQHKYDLIKAEQHRVLDQKLEAMELYDRAIAGAKANGYIQEEALANELAAKFYLEWGKETVAQAYMQQAYYCYAHWGAKAKTDDLEKKYPQILQHILQQRRFNLNLQETISNATIVTYTSQTSTSHSTSFSHNLDFGAILKASRALLSAIQLDELITNLMQVLLQNSGAQKIALVLPDQANWVVVSVTTIEDLEQLVFSPHPLDSSHDVPIKMIYAVKHTLQPIIIHNITKETTWLADSYIQQYLPKSVVCTPIVNQGQLIGLLYLENSLTSEVFTSDRLEILELICAQAAISLENARLYRDAQNYAQQLEASLAQQQASQVQFRNLADNIPGVVYQFRLASDGAISVPYISSGCYELYGVDPEDVMTGRQALYTLHHPEDDPVVAQAIAESAQNMTPFEQEWRILLPSGTVKWIQSKARPELQADGAIIWDGVVIDVSDVYDELRLRKLAEIALKQKSQELEQALSNLQQAQLQMVQNEKMSALGNLVAGVAHEMNNPLGFIVASLKQVKPTLADIFAHLKLYQDIFPEAHTEILDHAAEIDLEYTLEDLPKVIDAMVIACERLKNISTSLRTFSRADKDYKVPFNIHQGIDSTILILKHRLKANEQRPAIEVITNYGEIPPIDCFPGQLNQVFMNILANAIDALDDSNGGRKFAEIQLNPNKITIKTFIENRQLKISITDNGKGMTAEIKYKIFDHLFTTKEVGKGTGLGLAIARQIIEEKHGGKITVNSVVGEGTEFIIYLPIA; encoded by the coding sequence ATGATTATTCCTGTGGATGCAATGGCAGTCATTCCCGGTTACAACCTGACAGAACAACTCTATGCAGGGTCTAGAACTGTAGTCTACCGAGGTATTCGAGCCGCAGATCAAAAACCTGTCGTCATCAAATTACTCAACCGCGAATATCCCACCTTTAGCGAACTCTTACAATTTCACAATCAATACACGATTACTAAAAACTTAGATTTTTCTGGGATTGTTAATGCTTTAGGTTTAGAAGTAGACCGCAATGGCTATGCCTTAGTCATGGAAGATTTCGGTGGTCTCTCATTGCGAGAATATTTGAGAAATCAAAAGTTAGGCTTGCAGGAGTTTTTGATCATTGCGCTGCAAATGTGCGATATCCTGCACTATCTTTATCAAAACCGGGTCATTCACAAAGATATCAAACCCGCCAATATTTTAATTAACCCAAAAACTCACGAAATTAAGCTCATAGATTTTAGTATTGCTTCGCTTCTGCCTAAAGAAACTCAAACTCTGATTAGCCCCAACATTTTAGAAGGAACCCTAGCTTATTTATCCCCCGAACAAACTGGACGGATGAACCGCGGGATTGATTATCGCAGTGATTTTTATTCTTTAGGGGTGACATTTTTTGAACTGTTAACAGGAGAATTACCTTTCAACTGTGAAGACTCGATGGAGTTGGTGTATTGTCACATTGCGAAAATGCCTCCTTCAGTTAACAGTGAGCAGATTCCTCAAGTGTTGGATAATATTATCCAGAAACTGACGGCGAAAAATCCTGAAGACCGTTATCAGAGTGCGTTAGGGTTAAAACATGATTTAGAAATCTGCCTTTCGCAGCTAAAAGAAACCGGACAGATTGTCAACTTTGAGATTGGTGAGTGGGATATTTGCGATCGCTTTATTATCCCCGAAACATTATACGGTAGAGAAACTGAAGTACAGCAAATCCTAGCAGCATTTGAGCGCATCGCTAGTGTTCAAGAATCATCTCACTCCTGTAGCGAACTCGTTCTGGTTGCTGGTTTTTCGGGAATTGGCAAAACTGCTGTTGTTAACGAAGTCCATAAACCGATTGTCAGACAACGCAGTTATTTTATTAAAGGTAAATTTGACCAATTCAACCGGAATATTCCCTTTTCGGCTTTTGTCCAAGTCCTCAGCGATTTAATTGGGCAGTTATTAACAGAAACTGATCAGCAATTAAAACAATGGCAATATAAAATTCTCCAAGCTTTAGGAGACAATGCCCAGCTAATTATTGATATTATTCCAGACTTAGAAAAAATTATCGGTCAACAATCACCCGTACAAGAATTATCAGGGACGGCGGCTCAAAATCGTTTTAATTTATTATTACATAAATTCATTCAAATATTTGCCACGCCAGAACATCCCTTAGTAATATTTTTAGATGATTTGCAATGGGCTGATTCGGCTTCCCTACAATTAATTAAATTATTAATGAGTGAGGTTAATAGTACTTATCTGCTATTAATTGGAGCTTATCGAGATAATGAAGTATTTCCTGGATATCCTTTAATGTTGACATTAGAGGAAATTAATCAGATGAGTGCCAGAGTTAATCCAATTAACTTACAACCTCTGAGTGAATTAAATTTAAATCAGTTAGTTGCTGATACTTTGGGTTGTAGAACAGAAGCATCTTTGCCCCTGGCTCGTCTGGTATATCAAAAAACTCAAGGTAATCCATTTTTTAGCACACAATTTATCAAATCATTACACCAAGATGGGCTGATTAACTTCAACTTTGCCCAAGGGTTTTGGGAATGTGATATTGCTCAAATCAATCAGCGATCGCTCACTGATGATGTGGTAGAATTTATGGCTTTACAGTTACAAAAGTTGCCATTATCTACTCAAAATGTATTGCAATTAGCTGCTTGTATAGGTAATCAATTTAATTTAAAAACTTTAGGGGTTGTTAATCAACAATCAGTTAAAGCAACTGCGGCGGACTTGTGGCAAGCATTACAAGCAGGATTAATCTTACCACAAAGTGAAATTTACAAATTTTATGTAGGACAAGAAAATCAAAATTTCCCTGATAAAAATGCTGAATTTGTCACATACAAGTTTCTCCATGACCGTGTTCAGCAAGCGGCATATTCACTTATACCCGATGAGGCAAAGCAAGCCACTCATCTCCAAATTGGTAGACTCTTGCTCCAAGACAGTTCTGATGAGCAAAAAGAAGAACACATCTTTGAAATTGTCAGTCAACTTAACTTAGGGCAAAGCTTAATTACCGACACAGCCGAAAAACTTTTACTCGCTGAGTGTAACCTCAAAGCCAGTCAAAAAGCACTAGTCGCCACTGCCTATACTAGTGCTTTTGACTATGCCACTGGTGGATTAGAGTTATTAGGTGAATCTGCATGGGATGAGTACTATTCGCTCACACTGCATCTGCACAACTTAGCGGCGGAAGCGGCTTATTTATCAGGCAATCTTGATGTGATGGAGCGATATGCACTAGTGATTCAGCAACAAGCTCAAACCCTGACGGATACTGTCAAGATTGCCGAGGTCAAACTAGAAGCTTACACTAACCAAGGTCAATTTATTTTCGCCATTGAAATGGCATTAGATTTACTGAATCAGTTAGGCATTCATCTACCGAAACAGCCTGTACCCGAAGAAATTCCAGCAGCATTTCAAGCGATCGCACTGCAACTAAATGGGCGATCGGCGGCTGAGTTACTCCATCTCCCGCCAATGACTGATCCAACGGTTTTGGCTGCTATGCGGATTTTAGTTAAGGTTGGGGTTGCTGCTTACGCTTGCAATCCAGTATTGTTTCCGCTGGTGGCTTTGAAAAAAGTAGAACTATCACTCCAGTATGGTAATGCCAATACTTCTGTGATTGGTTATGTTTATTATGGGCTGTTGCTATGTGCCGTACTCGAAGATTTTTCTACAGGTTATGAGTTTGGACAACTAGCACTCAACCTCTGCGAACAATTGCATGAAAAAGAGTTTTACGGACGTACCCTAGTCCTGGTCTATTTTTACATTACATTCTGCACACATCATACTCAAGAAACTCTAGCGCCCTTGCAGCAAGCCTACAGCTGTGGTTTAGAAGTTGGCGACTTAGTATTTGCAGGCTTTGGTGGGTTTACTTATTGCTTACATTCATATTTGACTGGACAGCCTTTAAATGAACTGATGAAAACCATTAATACATACAGTCACGGTATCCAGCAAATTGGTCAGCAAACAGCTTTGAACTTTATAAAATCCTATCAACAAACAGTTCTAAATTTACTGGGACAGGCAAACAATCCCATTGTCTTGACTGGCGCAGTAATGGACGAAGCCGTTATGTTGGAAACGCTGCATCAAAGTGGCGATCAATCAGGACTGTGGTTTTTGTTAACTAACAAAGTTGGTTTGTGTTTCTTGTTTGGGGAATATTCCCAGACTTTAGACGTAGCACAACAGGCTAAACAATACTTGGGAAGTGGCGCTGGTACATTAAATGTACCTCTGTTGTATTTTTATGAATCATTGGCACTGTTGGCAACATCAGGTGATGCAGAAATCATTGCAGCCAATCAGGAAATGCTTCAGAAAAGGGCGCTGGCTGCACCAATGAATTTTCAACACAAGTATGACCTAATTAAAGCCGAACAGCATCGAGTTTTAGATCAAAAACTGGAGGCGATGGAATTATACGATCGCGCTATTGCTGGCGCGAAAGCAAATGGCTATATTCAAGAAGAAGCCCTCGCCAACGAATTGGCGGCGAAGTTTTATCTTGAGTGGGGTAAAGAAACAGTCGCTCAAGCATATATGCAGCAAGCATACTACTGCTATGCTCATTGGGGTGCAAAAGCCAAAACAGATGATTTAGAAAAGAAATATCCCCAGATTCTGCAACACATTCTCCAACAACGAAGATTTAACCTGAATCTGCAAGAAACCATCAGCAACGCTACTATTGTTACCTACACCAGTCAAACTTCTACTTCTCATAGCACCAGCTTTTCTCACAATCTGGACTTCGGCGCTATTTTAAAAGCTTCAAGGGCGTTATTGAGTGCAATTCAATTGGATGAGTTGATAACAAATTTAATGCAAGTGCTATTACAAAATTCCGGGGCGCAGAAAATAGCACTTGTCTTACCAGATCAGGCGAATTGGGTTGTAGTATCTGTGACTACTATCGAGGATTTGGAACAGTTGGTCTTTTCACCCCATCCGCTTGATAGTAGTCATGATGTCCCTATTAAAATGATTTATGCAGTGAAACACACCTTGCAACCAATCATTATTCACAACATCACAAAAGAAACTACCTGGTTAGCAGATAGTTACATCCAGCAATATTTACCCAAGAGTGTTGTTTGTACTCCCATTGTCAATCAAGGTCAACTGATTGGGCTGTTGTATTTAGAAAATAGTTTAACAAGCGAAGTCTTTACTAGCGATCGCCTCGAAATTCTGGAATTAATATGCGCTCAAGCGGCGATTTCTCTAGAAAATGCCCGTCTGTATCGAGATGCTCAAAACTATGCTCAACAGTTAGAAGCATCTTTGGCGCAACAGCAAGCCAGCCAAGTTCAGTTCCGCAATCTCGCAGATAATATTCCTGGTGTAGTTTATCAGTTCCGGCTTGCGTCTGATGGGGCAATTTCTGTGCCTTATATTAGCTCTGGTTGTTATGAACTGTATGGAGTAGATCCAGAAGATGTTATGACAGGTAGACAAGCCCTATATACTCTACACCATCCAGAAGATGACCCAGTTGTTGCCCAAGCAATTGCTGAATCTGCCCAAAATATGACTCCGTTTGAGCAAGAATGGCGAATTCTCTTGCCTTCTGGAACTGTAAAATGGATTCAATCTAAAGCCCGACCAGAACTGCAAGCAGATGGTGCAATTATCTGGGATGGGGTAGTGATTGATGTAAGCGATGTCTACGACGAGCTACGCTTACGCAAACTTGCTGAAATTGCACTCAAACAAAAATCTCAAGAATTAGAACAAGCACTCTCTAATTTGCAACAAGCTCAATTACAAATGGTGCAAAATGAAAAAATGTCTGCATTGGGTAATTTAGTAGCAGGGGTAGCCCATGAAATGAATAACCCTCTGGGTTTTATTGTTGCCAGCCTCAAACAAGTTAAACCAACCCTTGCAGATATATTTGCACACTTAAAGCTATATCAAGATATTTTTCCTGAAGCTCATACAGAAATTCTTGACCATGCCGCAGAAATAGACTTGGAATATACTTTAGAAGACTTACCCAAGGTAATTGATGCAATGGTAATAGCCTGCGAAAGATTAAAGAATATTAGCACTAGTCTTCGCACCTTCTCCCGTGCCGATAAAGATTACAAAGTGCCATTTAATATTCATCAAGGTATCGACAGCACAATTTTAATTCTCAAGCATCGCCTGAAAGCTAACGAACAACGTCCAGCCATAGAAGTAATTACAAATTACGGTGAAATACCGCCAATAGATTGTTTTCCTGGACAATTAAATCAGGTATTTATGAATATTTTAGCGAATGCCATTGATGCTTTAGATGATTCTAATGGCGGGCGTAAATTTGCAGAAATCCAGTTAAATCCAAATAAAATTACTATTAAAACTTTTATAGAAAACCGCCAGTTAAAAATATCAATTACCGATAATGGTAAAGGAATGACCGCAGAAATTAAATACAAGATTTTTGACCATTTATTTACTACCAAAGAAGTAGGTAAAGGTACGGGATTAGGATTAGCGATCGCCAGACAAATTATCGAAGAAAAACATGGCGGTAAAATCACCGTTAATTCTGTTGTGGGTGAAGGAACTGAATTTATAATTTATCTACCAATAGCCTAA
- a CDS encoding multi-sensor signal transduction histidine kinase has protein sequence MTNAAYQTLTGEMELGKLLSTLLAIVVKNSGADKCVLMLLRDEGLFIKGLMTEGKPPVVLQKIPVEDSQEIPHKLIYKVKHSHQTVMLRDAAADYTLANDPYIVRQQPKSILCSPILHQGKLLGILYLENNLATGAFTSDRVELLNLLCTQAAISLANARLYEREQEKSHSLQTSLAQLQQTEASLAQEREFLNVIIDNITDGIVVCDANGKLTLFNKATYEFHGLPIALLPPEQWAEHFDLYQPDGQTPLLTTEIPLFRALQGEKIENVEMVIAPKKGTKRILLASGQAIFDAWGNKVGAVVVMRDINERKQVELALKQKSLDLQQALQDLQTAQLQIIQSEKMSALGNLVAGVAHEMNNPLGFISATLKQTKPNLEDIIEHLKLYQSNLENPSDEIQDHAEEIDLIYLLEDLPKTIDAMMIAGDRLKNISTSLRTFSRADKDYKVHCNLHHGIDSTILILKHRLKANEQRPAIEVITEYGDLPQIECFPGQLNQVFMNIIANAIDALEEASIGRSFTEIKAHPNQIKITTLLLDKSVKISISDNGKGMKESVKEKIFDHLFTTKEVGKGTGLGLAIARQIVEETHSGKLSCHSVLGQGTEFVIEIPA, from the coding sequence GTGACCAATGCAGCTTATCAAACTCTAACTGGTGAAATGGAACTAGGAAAACTGCTGTCAACATTGCTGGCGATTGTTGTGAAAAATTCTGGGGCTGATAAATGTGTCTTAATGTTGTTGCGAGATGAGGGCCTGTTCATCAAAGGCTTGATGACAGAAGGAAAACCGCCAGTTGTATTGCAGAAGATTCCAGTTGAAGACAGTCAAGAAATTCCCCACAAGTTAATTTATAAAGTCAAGCATAGCCACCAAACTGTTATGCTACGAGATGCAGCAGCAGATTATACCTTAGCCAACGACCCATATATTGTCCGACAACAGCCCAAGAGTATCTTGTGTAGTCCAATTTTGCATCAAGGTAAATTGCTGGGTATTTTATACCTAGAGAATAATTTAGCAACAGGAGCCTTCACTAGCGATCGCGTCGAACTGTTGAATTTACTCTGTACGCAAGCGGCGATTTCTCTAGCAAATGCCCGACTTTATGAGCGAGAACAAGAAAAATCCCATTCCTTACAAACATCCCTGGCACAATTACAACAAACTGAAGCATCTCTGGCGCAAGAACGAGAATTTTTAAATGTCATCATTGACAATATTACAGATGGCATTGTTGTTTGTGATGCTAATGGCAAATTGACCTTATTTAACAAAGCAACTTATGAATTTCATGGCTTACCAATAGCATTATTACCCCCGGAACAATGGGCAGAACATTTTGACCTTTATCAGCCTGATGGTCAAACACCTTTATTAACCACAGAAATTCCTTTATTTCGTGCCTTGCAAGGGGAAAAAATTGAAAACGTCGAGATGGTAATTGCTCCCAAAAAGGGTACAAAGAGAATTTTGTTAGCCAGTGGTCAAGCAATCTTTGATGCTTGGGGTAACAAAGTTGGTGCGGTAGTGGTGATGCGAGATATTAATGAGCGCAAACAAGTTGAACTAGCGTTAAAGCAAAAATCCCTAGACTTGCAACAAGCTCTCCAAGATTTACAAACAGCACAATTGCAAATCATTCAAAGTGAAAAAATGTCTGCGTTGGGTAATTTAGTTGCGGGTGTAGCTCATGAAATGAATAATCCTTTGGGTTTTATTTCGGCAACTCTCAAACAAACTAAACCAAATTTGGAGGATATCATTGAACACTTAAAACTTTATCAATCAAATCTAGAAAATCCCAGTGATGAAATTCAAGACCATGCCGAAGAAATTGACTTAATTTATCTTTTAGAAGACTTACCAAAAACGATAGATGCAATGATGATAGCTGGCGATCGCCTGAAAAATATTAGCACAAGCCTGCGTACTTTTTCCCGTGCTGATAAAGATTACAAAGTCCATTGTAATCTTCATCATGGTATTGATAGTACAATCTTAATTCTCAAACATCGCCTGAAAGCAAATGAACAACGTCCAGCCATAGAAGTCATCACCGAATACGGAGATTTACCTCAAATAGAATGTTTTCCTGGACAGTTAAATCAGGTATTTATGAATATTATTGCTAATGCAATTGATGCCTTAGAAGAAGCAAGTATAGGTAGAAGCTTTACAGAAATAAAAGCTCATCCCAACCAAATTAAAATTACAACATTGCTCTTAGATAAATCCGTCAAAATATCAATTTCTGATAATGGTAAAGGGATGAAAGAATCAGTTAAAGAAAAAATATTTGACCATTTATTTACCACTAAAGAAGTAGGTAAAGGTACAGGATTAGGATTAGCAATTGCTCGACAAATTGTTGAAGAAACCCACAGTGGTAAGTTAAGTTGCCACTCTGTTTTAGGACAAGGTACAGAATTTGTGATTGAAATTCCAGCGTGA